A window from Primulina huaijiensis isolate GDHJ02 chromosome 11, ASM1229523v2, whole genome shotgun sequence encodes these proteins:
- the LOC140987505 gene encoding probable LRR receptor-like serine/threonine-protein kinase At1g07650 isoform X2, producing MLKSLEGNRFSGAIPLDIGILVNLQKLVLSSNAFTGELPVEFSKLTSLTDLRISDNNFTGKIPDFISSWTQIEKLHIQGCSLSGPIPPSISALTSLTDLRISDLNSGGSTFPPLSNMQSMKVLILRNCLLEGEIPKYLADMEKLKNLDLSFNNLSGQIPDSFGLSKLDFLYFTGNRLTGHIPEWIIKRNKNADLSYNNFTSESSQAECPRGSVNLVESFSSTANKRGRIHSCLEQGFPCSNPINQQYYSLYIKCGGKEITYNDTIYEADLEARGASMFFSKQNWAFSSTGNFMDNDLDSDNYISSNISPLYNISAPESELYSSARASPLSLTYYGLCLLNGNYTVRLHFAEIIFTNDSSFNSLGRRIFDVYLQGEVVLKDFDIAAKAGGPGKPIVETFTATVTNHTLKIHLYWAGRGTTGIPERGVYGPLISAISVDPNFKPPVHHKKIKSAVLAGATAGAVCLLFLILGILRKAGYLGGKISTDKELRSLDLQTGLFTLRQIKAATKNLDPGNKIGEGGFGSVYKGLLSDGTIIAVKQLSSKSKQGTREFVNEIGMISALQHPNLVKLYGCCVEGNQLMLVYEYMENNCLSRALFGKDVTQKLKLDWPTRKKICLGIARGLAYLHEESMLKIVHRDIKTSNVLLDKDLNAKISDFGLAKLTEDENTHISTRIAGTIGYMAPEYAMRGYLTSKADVYSFGVVALEIVSGKSNTNYRPAEDFVYLLDWAYVLQERGSLLELVDPDLGSAYSSEEALVMLNVALLCTNAAPTLRPTMTQAVSMLEGQTAVQDLLSDPSFSTDNSKFKAIRNHFWQNPSQSNSISTPGYSDSSHSVIDRAENSILQITDKDVCDK from the exons ATGCTCAA GAGTCTTGAGGGGAACCGATTTTCTGGAGCCATTCCTTTGGACATCGGAATCTTGGTCAATTTACAAAAACT TGTTTTGTCATCAAATGCATTCACTGGGGAATTGCCTGTGGAATTTTCCAAGTTGACCTCTTTAACTGATTT GAGGATAAGTGATAATAACTTCACGGGGAAGATACCAGATTTCATCAGCAGCTGGACACAGATTGAAAAATT GCACATACAAGGTTGCTCTCTTTCGGGACCTATTCCTCCGTCTATTTCTGCCCTGACTAGTTTAACTGACTT GAGGATTAGTGATTTAAATAGTGGTGGGTCAACTTTTCCCCCACTAAGCAATATGCAGTCAATGAAAGTGTT GATACTACGGAATTGCTTACTGGAAGGAGAGATACCTAAATACCTTGCAGATAtggaaaaattgaaaaatct GGACCTTAGTTTTAATAATTTGAGCGGACAGATACCAGATTCTTTTGGTCTATCAAAATTGGATTTTCT CTATTTTACAGGAAATAGGCTTACTGGACATATTCCAGAATGGATTattaaaagaaacaagaacgC AGATCTCTCTTATAACAATTTTACATCAGAAAGCTCACAAGCCGAATGTCCACGAGGGAGCGT AAACTTGGTGGAAAGTTTTTCATCAACAGCTAATAAACG AGGTAGAATTCACTCTTGTTTGGAGCAAGGATTTCCATGTTCAAATCCAATAAATCAGC AGTATTACTCATTGTACATTAAATGTGGCGGCAAAGAAATAACCTACAATGATACGATATATGAAGCTGATTTAGAGGCCAGAGGTGCTTCAATGTTTTTCTCAAAGCAGAACTGGGCATTTAGCAGCACAGGGAATTTCATGGACAATGACCTTGATTCAGATAACTACATTAGTAGCAACATTTCTCCTCTATATAACATCAGTGCCCCAGAATCAGAACTCTATAGTTCTGCCCGTGCATCACCCCTTTCCCTCACTTACTATGGCCTTTGTCTCCTAAATGGAAACTACACCGTGAGACTTCACTTTGctgaaattatttttacaaatgACAGTTCATTCAACAGCCTCGGGAGACGCATATTTGATGTTTATTTGCAG GGAGAAGTGGTTTTGAAGGATTTTGATATTGCAGCCAAGGCTGGAGGGCCTGGTAAGCCCATTGTAGAGACGTTCACTGCAACAGTTACAAACCATACTTTGAAGATCCATCTATACTGGGCAGGAAGAGGGACGACGGGGATTCCAGAGAGAGGAGTTTATGGCCCTTTAATATCAGCCATATCAGTAGATCCTA ATTTTAAACCTCCGGTTcatcacaaaaaaattaaatctgcTGTGTTGGCTGGGGCAACAGCTGGAGCGGTTTGCCTTCTATTTTTGATTCTCGGTATCTTGCGTAAGGCAGGGTATCTTGGAGGCAAAATTTCTACTGACAAAG AGCTTAGAAGCCTTGATCTACAGACAGGTCTATTCACATTAAGACAGATAAAGGCTGCAACTAAAAACCTTGATCCGGGGAACAAAATTGGTGAGGGTGGTTTTGGTTCCGTTTACAAG GGTCTCTTATCCGATGGGACCATAATTGCTGTGAAGCAACTGTCCTCGAAGTCTAAACAAGGGACGCGTGAATTTGTAAATGAAATAGGAATGATATCTGCATTGCAACATCCGAATCTAGTAAAGCTTTATGGCTGTTGTGTTGAAGGGAATCAGTTAATGTTGGTGTATGAGTACATGGAAAACAATTGTCTATCGCGTGCTCTTTTTG GCAAGGATGTGACACAAAAATTGAAGTTAGACTGGCCCACGAGGAAAAAAATCTGCCTTGGCATAGCTCGAGGTTTAGCTTATCTTCATGAAGAATCAATGCTGAAAATTGTTCATAGAGATATCAAGACTAGCAATGTTTTGTTAGACAAAGATTTAAATGCCAAGATATCAGATTTTGGCCTAGCAAAGCTTACTGAGGATGAAAATACTCATATTAGTACACGAATTGCAGGAACAAT AGGTTATATGGCTCCTGAATACGCAATGCGTGGTTACCTTACTAGTAAAGCAGATGTGTACAGCTTCGGCGTGGTTGCACTGGAAATAGTCAGTGGTAAAAGCAACACAAACTATAGGCCAGCGGAAGACTTTGTTTATCTTCTCGACTGG GCATATGTTTTGCAAGAACGAGGTAGTCTACTGGAACTAGTTGATCCTGACTTGGGTTCGGCCTACTCGTCAGAAGAGGCATTGGTGATGCTGAATGTGGCCCTGTTGTGCACGAATGCTGCCCCAACTCTGAGGCCAACAATGACTCAAGCAGTGAGCATGCTCGAAGGTCAAACTGCTGTGCAAGATTTACTTTCTGATCCCAGTTTTTCAACCGACAATTCGAAGTTCAAGGCCATAAGAAACCATTTCTGGCAAAATCCCAGCCAAAGCAATAGCATATCAACACCGGGTTATTCTGATTCATCCCATTCAGTGATTGACAGAGCAGAGAATAGCATTTTGCAAATAACCGATAAAGATGTATGTGATAAATGA
- the LOC140987505 gene encoding probable LRR receptor-like serine/threonine-protein kinase At1g07650 isoform X1 produces MIKVTLLCLFSWLHLIIYTISASEATLPKQRLREEEVKALKEIGRRLGKNDWDFSKDPCSGEGNWSLPITRKGFESSVSCDCSFDNNSSCHVVSIALKSQNLTGGVPPEFFKLRHLKHLDLSRNYFNGSIPLQWGTMTLVDLSFMGNRLSGPFPKVITTMTTLVNLSLEGNRFSGAIPLDIGILVNLQKLVLSSNAFTGELPVEFSKLTSLTDLRISDNNFTGKIPDFISSWTQIEKLHIQGCSLSGPIPPSISALTSLTDLRISDLNSGGSTFPPLSNMQSMKVLILRNCLLEGEIPKYLADMEKLKNLDLSFNNLSGQIPDSFGLSKLDFLYFTGNRLTGHIPEWIIKRNKNADLSYNNFTSESSQAECPRGSVNLVESFSSTANKRGRIHSCLEQGFPCSNPINQQYYSLYIKCGGKEITYNDTIYEADLEARGASMFFSKQNWAFSSTGNFMDNDLDSDNYISSNISPLYNISAPESELYSSARASPLSLTYYGLCLLNGNYTVRLHFAEIIFTNDSSFNSLGRRIFDVYLQGEVVLKDFDIAAKAGGPGKPIVETFTATVTNHTLKIHLYWAGRGTTGIPERGVYGPLISAISVDPNFKPPVHHKKIKSAVLAGATAGAVCLLFLILGILRKAGYLGGKISTDKELRSLDLQTGLFTLRQIKAATKNLDPGNKIGEGGFGSVYKGLLSDGTIIAVKQLSSKSKQGTREFVNEIGMISALQHPNLVKLYGCCVEGNQLMLVYEYMENNCLSRALFGKDVTQKLKLDWPTRKKICLGIARGLAYLHEESMLKIVHRDIKTSNVLLDKDLNAKISDFGLAKLTEDENTHISTRIAGTIGYMAPEYAMRGYLTSKADVYSFGVVALEIVSGKSNTNYRPAEDFVYLLDWAYVLQERGSLLELVDPDLGSAYSSEEALVMLNVALLCTNAAPTLRPTMTQAVSMLEGQTAVQDLLSDPSFSTDNSKFKAIRNHFWQNPSQSNSISTPGYSDSSHSVIDRAENSILQITDKDVCDK; encoded by the exons ATGATAAAGGTTACTCTTTTATGCCTGTTTTCATGGCTTCATTTGATTATCTACACAATCTCTGCTTCAGAGGCCACACTTCCTAAGCAGCGGCTCCGAGAAGAAgaag TGAAGGCATTGAAAGAGATTGGGAGAAGATTGGGGAAGAATGACTGGGATTTTAGCAAGGATCCTTGCAGCGGTGAAGGAAATTGGAGTTTGCCCATTACAAGAAAAGGCTTTGAAAGCTCAGTCAGTTGTGATTGCAGTTTTGATAATAATTCCTCTTGTCATGTTGTTAGCAT AGCTTTGAAATCACAAAATTTAACAGGAGGTGTTCCACCAGAATTTTTCAAGCTTCGCCACCTTAAACATTT GGATCTCAGTCGCAATTATTTCAATGGTTCTATACCCCTTCAGTGGGGAACAATGACCTTGGTTGATCT GTCTTTCATGGGAAACAGGTTATCTGGTCCATTTCCTAAGGTCATAACCACAATGACCACCCTTGTGAACCT GAGTCTTGAGGGGAACCGATTTTCTGGAGCCATTCCTTTGGACATCGGAATCTTGGTCAATTTACAAAAACT TGTTTTGTCATCAAATGCATTCACTGGGGAATTGCCTGTGGAATTTTCCAAGTTGACCTCTTTAACTGATTT GAGGATAAGTGATAATAACTTCACGGGGAAGATACCAGATTTCATCAGCAGCTGGACACAGATTGAAAAATT GCACATACAAGGTTGCTCTCTTTCGGGACCTATTCCTCCGTCTATTTCTGCCCTGACTAGTTTAACTGACTT GAGGATTAGTGATTTAAATAGTGGTGGGTCAACTTTTCCCCCACTAAGCAATATGCAGTCAATGAAAGTGTT GATACTACGGAATTGCTTACTGGAAGGAGAGATACCTAAATACCTTGCAGATAtggaaaaattgaaaaatct GGACCTTAGTTTTAATAATTTGAGCGGACAGATACCAGATTCTTTTGGTCTATCAAAATTGGATTTTCT CTATTTTACAGGAAATAGGCTTACTGGACATATTCCAGAATGGATTattaaaagaaacaagaacgC AGATCTCTCTTATAACAATTTTACATCAGAAAGCTCACAAGCCGAATGTCCACGAGGGAGCGT AAACTTGGTGGAAAGTTTTTCATCAACAGCTAATAAACG AGGTAGAATTCACTCTTGTTTGGAGCAAGGATTTCCATGTTCAAATCCAATAAATCAGC AGTATTACTCATTGTACATTAAATGTGGCGGCAAAGAAATAACCTACAATGATACGATATATGAAGCTGATTTAGAGGCCAGAGGTGCTTCAATGTTTTTCTCAAAGCAGAACTGGGCATTTAGCAGCACAGGGAATTTCATGGACAATGACCTTGATTCAGATAACTACATTAGTAGCAACATTTCTCCTCTATATAACATCAGTGCCCCAGAATCAGAACTCTATAGTTCTGCCCGTGCATCACCCCTTTCCCTCACTTACTATGGCCTTTGTCTCCTAAATGGAAACTACACCGTGAGACTTCACTTTGctgaaattatttttacaaatgACAGTTCATTCAACAGCCTCGGGAGACGCATATTTGATGTTTATTTGCAG GGAGAAGTGGTTTTGAAGGATTTTGATATTGCAGCCAAGGCTGGAGGGCCTGGTAAGCCCATTGTAGAGACGTTCACTGCAACAGTTACAAACCATACTTTGAAGATCCATCTATACTGGGCAGGAAGAGGGACGACGGGGATTCCAGAGAGAGGAGTTTATGGCCCTTTAATATCAGCCATATCAGTAGATCCTA ATTTTAAACCTCCGGTTcatcacaaaaaaattaaatctgcTGTGTTGGCTGGGGCAACAGCTGGAGCGGTTTGCCTTCTATTTTTGATTCTCGGTATCTTGCGTAAGGCAGGGTATCTTGGAGGCAAAATTTCTACTGACAAAG AGCTTAGAAGCCTTGATCTACAGACAGGTCTATTCACATTAAGACAGATAAAGGCTGCAACTAAAAACCTTGATCCGGGGAACAAAATTGGTGAGGGTGGTTTTGGTTCCGTTTACAAG GGTCTCTTATCCGATGGGACCATAATTGCTGTGAAGCAACTGTCCTCGAAGTCTAAACAAGGGACGCGTGAATTTGTAAATGAAATAGGAATGATATCTGCATTGCAACATCCGAATCTAGTAAAGCTTTATGGCTGTTGTGTTGAAGGGAATCAGTTAATGTTGGTGTATGAGTACATGGAAAACAATTGTCTATCGCGTGCTCTTTTTG GCAAGGATGTGACACAAAAATTGAAGTTAGACTGGCCCACGAGGAAAAAAATCTGCCTTGGCATAGCTCGAGGTTTAGCTTATCTTCATGAAGAATCAATGCTGAAAATTGTTCATAGAGATATCAAGACTAGCAATGTTTTGTTAGACAAAGATTTAAATGCCAAGATATCAGATTTTGGCCTAGCAAAGCTTACTGAGGATGAAAATACTCATATTAGTACACGAATTGCAGGAACAAT AGGTTATATGGCTCCTGAATACGCAATGCGTGGTTACCTTACTAGTAAAGCAGATGTGTACAGCTTCGGCGTGGTTGCACTGGAAATAGTCAGTGGTAAAAGCAACACAAACTATAGGCCAGCGGAAGACTTTGTTTATCTTCTCGACTGG GCATATGTTTTGCAAGAACGAGGTAGTCTACTGGAACTAGTTGATCCTGACTTGGGTTCGGCCTACTCGTCAGAAGAGGCATTGGTGATGCTGAATGTGGCCCTGTTGTGCACGAATGCTGCCCCAACTCTGAGGCCAACAATGACTCAAGCAGTGAGCATGCTCGAAGGTCAAACTGCTGTGCAAGATTTACTTTCTGATCCCAGTTTTTCAACCGACAATTCGAAGTTCAAGGCCATAAGAAACCATTTCTGGCAAAATCCCAGCCAAAGCAATAGCATATCAACACCGGGTTATTCTGATTCATCCCATTCAGTGATTGACAGAGCAGAGAATAGCATTTTGCAAATAACCGATAAAGATGTATGTGATAAATGA
- the LOC140987287 gene encoding uncharacterized protein: MKKRKTIDLFFKQKEQTSASQDHSSSNIDVSNLSDQQLNKSPRIDVDVSSLEPDPALRTPIWKYPVNQMDEIRRAYIKMEPYQSIKKEYPPTKFGSQNRRFQSHWFKKFTWLEYSPSKDAAFCFSCFLFEHKHPRNPAFTMDGFKYWKRVNDGDRCAFFMHIGCSISPHNNAVEYLDNLMNIPRHIDKVINAQSSEEKQKNRLRLTATIESIRWLTLQACAFRGHDESPSSNNRGNFIEMINFIGKMNKSIGDIVLEKAPKNAKYTSSDIQKDVLNIISNQVRAKIRKEIGNAKFCILVDEARDASNKEQMAIILRFVDTEGFLRERFFAIVHVTDTTAATLKKEISDALGRYDLHIHNMRGQGYDGASNMRGSWNGLQALFLKYCSCAYYVHCFAHRLQLALTTAAEKEVSIWLFFSKLNSICNLINASPKRHGELHSAQRIEVAHMVATGERDTGRGCNQIGNLLRPGKTRWSSNFDSLCSMIDMYSSVTTVLENMVNDGASNSIRGEASGALIAMKSFDFIFILHLMHKIMGITNLLCRALQEKSLDILSAMDYVSTTKTLLHTLREEGFDLLLSHVKEVCVKYDIEMPHMEARYKSGTGRSCQHIDSITVEHHYRFDVFTAAIDFQVEELNNRFKDESVELLKLSCALEPKENFKLFNVDHIHRLAEKFYYLDFDSQDLHHLRMQLDHYKLDVAGHERFQNLSTISELCRRLVETNKSGTYDLIDRLIRLVLTLPVSTSTTERAFSAMKLVKTALRNKMEAEFFGDSMVIYIERDLVEKIDNDLIINEFYSKKNRRAQLQ; the protein is encoded by the exons ATGAAGAAAAGGAAAACCATCgacttattttttaaacaaaaagagCAGACATCGGCAAGTCAGGACCATTCTTCATCCAATATTGATGTCTCAAATCTCAGTGATCAACAGCTTAACAAATCTCCTAGAATTGATGTTGATGTGAGTTCTCTTGAACCTGATCCGGCATTACGTACTCCGATATGGAAATATCCTGTTAATCAAATGGATGAAATTAGACGAGCTTATATCAAGATGGAGCCATATCAATCAATTAAGAAAGAGTATCCACCAACCAAATTTGGAAGTCAAAATCGACGATTCCAAAGTCActggtttaaaaaatttacttggTTAGAGTACTCTCCTTCGAAAGATGCTGCATTTTGTTTTTCGTGTTTCTTGTTTGAACATAAGCATCCTCGTAATCCTGCATTTACAATGGATGGATTCAAATATTGGAAGCGAGTTAATGATGGCGATAGATGTGCATTTTTTATGCATATAGGATGCAGTATTTCACCACATAACAATGCTGTGGAATATCTTGATAATTTGATGAATATACCTCGTCATATTGACAAAGTGATAAATGCACAATCTTCAGAAGAAAAACAGAAGAACAGATTGCGGCTTACAGCAACTATTGAAAGCATTCGATGGCTCACTTTGCAAGCATGCGCATTTAGAGGGCATGATGAATCTCCATCTTCTAATAATCGTGGAAATTTTATCGAGATGATAAATTTTATAGGAAAAATGAATAAGAGTATTGGGGACATCGTATTAGAGAAAGCTCCTAAGAATGCAAAGTATACTTCATCAGATATTCAGAAAGATGTCTTGAATATCATTTCCAATCAAGTGAGAGCCAAGATCCGTAAAGAAATTGGGAATGCAAAATTCTGCATTTTAGTTGATGAAGCGAGAGATGCATCTAACAAGGAGCAGATGGCTATTATATTAAGATTTGTGGATACTGAAGGCTTTTTACGTGAGCGGTTTTTTGCCATTGTACACGTGACAGATACAACTGCTGCAACACTTAAAAAAGAAATATCTGACGCACTTGGTCGTTATGACTTGCATATCCACAACATGCGTGGACAGGGATATGATGGTGCTAGCAATATGCGCGGTTCTTGGAATGGATTGCAGGctcttttcttgaaatattgctCGTGTGCATATTATGTACATTGTTTTGCTCATCGACTTCAACTAGCATTAACTACAGCGGCTGAAAAAGAGGTATCCATTTGGTTATTCTTTTCGAAATTGAATTCCATTTGTAATCTCATCAATGCATCTCCTAAACGGCACGGTGAGTTACATTCTGCTCAAAGAATTGAAGTTGCGCATATGGTAGCTACTGGTGAACGTGATACAGGTAGAGGATGTAATCAAATTGGAAATTTATTACGCCCTGGAAAGACTCGTTGGAGTTCTAATTTCGACTCACTTTGTAGCATGATTGATATGTATAGCTCTGTGACTACCGTGTTAGAAAATATGGTGAATGATGGAGCTTCTAATTCCATTCGTGGTGAAGCTAGTGGTGCATTGATTGCGATGAAGTCTTTTgatttcatattcatattacaCTTGATGCATAAGATAATGGGGATAACAAATCTGCTTTGTCGAGCATTGCAAGAGAAATCTCTAGATATTTTAAGTGCAATGGATTATGTTTCAACGACTAAAACTTTGCTTCATACTTTGAGAGAAGAAGGATTTGATCTCCTACTTAGTCATGTGAAAGAAGTTTGTGTCAAGTATGACATTGAGATGCCTCACATGGAAGCTCGTTATAAATCTGGTACAGGCCGTTCTTGTCAACATATTGATTCAATCACAGTTGAGCACCACTATCGATTTGATGTATTTACAGCTGCAATAGATTTTCAAGTTGAAGAGCTTAATAATAGATTCAAGGATGAGTCAgttgaacttcttaaacttagTTGTGCTTTGGAACCTAAAGAAAACTTTAAGCTTTTTAATGTTGATCATATCCATCGACTTGCTGAGAAATTCTattatcttgattttgattcacaagatttgcatcaCTTGAGAATGCAATTGGATCACTATAAACTTGATGTTGCTGGCCATGAAAGATTTCAGAATTTATCAACTATTTCTGAATTATGTCGAAGATTAGTTGAGACAAATAAGTCAGGAACCTACGATTTGATTGACag GTTGATTCGTCTTGTTTTAACTCTCCCCGTTTCTACATCAACAACGGAACGAGCATTTTCAGCAATGAAACTTGTTAAAACAGCTCTTCGTAACAAGATGGAAGCAGAGTTTTTCGGAGATTCTATGGTAATCTACATCGAAcgagatttggttgaaaaaattgataacgatttaataattaatgagttttatTCTAAGAAGAATCGAAGAGCACAACTTCAGTAG